The Rhizobium sp. BT03 genome has a window encoding:
- the guaA gene encoding glutamine-hydrolyzing GMP synthase, translating to MTQTAHPDSVLIVDFGSQVTQLIARRVREAGVYCEIVPFQSAEEGFKRLQPKAVILSGSPASTVDEGSPRAPQIIFDSGLPVFGICYGQQTMCMQLGGKVESGHHREFGRAFLDVDKDCQLFEGLWSSGSRHQVWMSHGDRVTALPDGFEVVATSSNAPYAFIADEKRKYYGVQFHPEVVHTPDGAKLIGNFIHNIAGIKGDWSMSAYRQKAVDEIRKQVGDKRVICALSGGVDSSVAALLIHEAVGDQLTCILVDHGLMRKDEAANVVAMFREHYNLHLLHVDASDRFIGELEGVSDPETKRKIIGRLFIETFEEEAKKLGGADFLGQGTLYPDVIESVSFTGGPSVTIKSHHNVGGLPERMKMQLVEPLRELFKDEVRALGRELGLPDSFIGRHPFPGPGLAIRCPGGISREKLEILREADAIYLDEIRKAGLYDAIWQAFAVLLPVQTVGVMGDGRTYEFVCALRAVTSVDGMTADFYHYDMEFLGRAATRIINEVRGINRVVYDVTSKPPGTIEWE from the coding sequence ATGACCCAGACAGCACATCCCGACTCCGTTCTCATCGTCGATTTCGGCAGCCAGGTGACCCAGCTCATCGCACGACGCGTGCGCGAGGCCGGCGTCTATTGCGAAATCGTTCCGTTCCAATCGGCCGAAGAGGGCTTCAAGCGCCTCCAGCCGAAAGCCGTGATCCTGTCCGGCAGCCCGGCTTCGACGGTGGACGAGGGATCGCCGCGAGCGCCGCAGATCATCTTCGACAGCGGCCTGCCGGTCTTCGGCATCTGCTATGGCCAGCAGACGATGTGCATGCAGCTCGGCGGCAAGGTCGAAAGCGGCCATCACCGCGAGTTCGGCCGCGCCTTCCTCGACGTCGACAAGGACTGCCAGCTGTTCGAGGGCCTCTGGTCCTCCGGCTCGCGCCATCAGGTGTGGATGAGCCATGGCGACCGTGTCACGGCGCTGCCTGACGGTTTCGAGGTGGTCGCCACCTCCTCCAACGCGCCCTACGCCTTCATCGCCGACGAGAAGCGCAAATATTACGGCGTGCAGTTCCATCCCGAGGTCGTGCACACGCCCGACGGCGCCAAGCTGATCGGCAACTTCATCCACAACATCGCCGGCATCAAGGGCGACTGGTCGATGTCGGCCTATCGGCAGAAGGCGGTCGACGAGATCCGCAAGCAGGTGGGCGACAAGCGCGTCATCTGTGCGCTTTCCGGCGGCGTCGACAGCTCGGTCGCGGCACTGCTGATCCACGAGGCGGTCGGCGATCAGCTGACCTGCATCCTGGTCGACCACGGCCTGATGCGCAAGGACGAGGCGGCAAACGTCGTCGCCATGTTCCGCGAGCATTACAATCTGCATCTGCTGCATGTCGATGCCTCGGACCGCTTCATCGGCGAGCTCGAAGGCGTCAGCGACCCGGAAACCAAGCGCAAGATCATCGGCCGGCTGTTCATCGAAACCTTCGAGGAAGAGGCAAAGAAGCTCGGCGGCGCCGATTTCCTCGGCCAGGGCACGCTCTATCCCGACGTGATCGAGAGCGTTTCCTTCACCGGCGGCCCGTCGGTGACGATCAAATCGCATCACAATGTCGGCGGCCTGCCGGAGCGCATGAAGATGCAGCTCGTCGAGCCGCTGCGCGAACTCTTCAAGGACGAGGTGCGCGCGCTCGGCCGCGAACTCGGCCTGCCCGACAGCTTCATCGGCCGCCACCCCTTCCCCGGCCCCGGCCTCGCAATCCGCTGCCCGGGCGGCATCAGCCGCGAAAAGCTGGAAATCCTGCGCGAAGCCGATGCGATCTATCTCGACGAAATCCGCAAGGCCGGCCTCTACGACGCCATCTGGCAGGCCTTCGCCGTGCTGCTCCCCGTCCAGACCGTCGGCGTCATGGGCGACGGGCGCACCTACGAATTCGTCTGCGCGCTGCGCGCCGTCACCTCCGTCGACGGCATGACGGCGGATTTCTACCACTACGACATGGAATTCCTCGGCCGCGCCGCAACCCGCATCATCAACGAGGTGCGCGGCATCAACCGGGTGGTCTACGACGTCACGTCGAAGCCGCCCGGCACGATCGAGTGGGAGTGA
- a CDS encoding VOC family protein: MKFASTRLIAGNIKAVVGFYEMVTGQSAEWLAPVFAEIVTPSAALAIGSMETVPLFKEGSAEAGANRTAIIEFMVDDVDAEYARLKDRVEVVHEPKLMPWGNRSVQFRDPEGTLVALFMPFTDSAKQRFASR; this comes from the coding sequence ATGAAATTTGCCTCAACCCGGCTGATTGCCGGCAATATCAAGGCTGTGGTCGGCTTCTACGAAATGGTCACCGGACAATCGGCCGAGTGGTTGGCGCCGGTTTTCGCCGAGATCGTCACCCCTTCGGCGGCACTCGCCATTGGCAGCATGGAAACCGTACCGCTGTTCAAAGAAGGCAGCGCCGAGGCCGGCGCCAACCGAACGGCGATCATCGAGTTCATGGTGGATGACGTCGACGCAGAATATGCACGGCTGAAGGATAGGGTCGAAGTTGTTCATGAGCCTAAACTGATGCCGTGGGGCAATCGGTCGGTGCAGTTCCGCGATCCGGAAGGCACGCTTGTCGCGTTGTTCATGCCGTTCACGGATTCGGCAAAGCAGCGCTTTGCGTCGCGATAG
- a CDS encoding dihydrofolate reductase family protein: MAGTTWMFGADQEAKDWSVDYIGKAGLHIMGSRSFLAMAPFWPTSTLAFAPPLNQIPKAVFSRQGPAILGKVVATLDDIGAKAGTGQSPGLQPGAESWAEAHVAGGDLAEEIATLKAEEGKPIIAHGGVSFGRSLIAEGLVDQFALLVIPVALGKGLPLFSELTAPKPLKLMSSKAFPGGAVAQIYRPA; encoded by the coding sequence ATGGCCGGAACCACATGGATGTTCGGCGCCGATCAGGAGGCGAAGGATTGGAGCGTGGATTATATAGGGAAAGCCGGCCTGCACATTATGGGCAGCCGCAGCTTCCTCGCCATGGCCCCCTTCTGGCCGACTTCCACCCTGGCCTTCGCGCCGCCGCTGAACCAGATCCCCAAGGCCGTCTTCTCACGACAGGGGCCGGCGATCCTCGGCAAGGTGGTGGCGACGCTCGATGACATCGGCGCCAAGGCGGGGACCGGACAATCTCCAGGGCTGCAGCCCGGCGCGGAAAGCTGGGCGGAGGCCCATGTGGCAGGCGGAGACCTCGCGGAAGAAATCGCGACGCTGAAAGCCGAGGAGGGCAAACCGATCATCGCCCATGGCGGCGTGAGCTTTGGCCGCAGCCTGATCGCCGAGGGACTGGTCGATCAGTTCGCCCTGCTTGTGATCCCCGTGGCGCTCGGCAAAGGCCTGCCGTTATTCTCCGAGCTCACCGCGCCGAAGCCTCTCAAGCTGATGAGCTCGAAGGCTTTTCCAGGCGGCGCGGTGGCGCAGATCTATCGGCCAGCCTGA
- a CDS encoding YbhB/YbcL family Raf kinase inhibitor-like protein: MRLITAVLLAASVFGATAAQAEMKLTSKDLTSGKSMADAQVFNSFGCAGSNISPELVWSAAPEGTKSFAVMAYDPDAPTGSGWWHWSVFNIPANVSKIATGASGEKKLPAGAVEGHTDFATSGYGGACPPAGDAPHHYQFTIYALSVDKLPLPETAPGAMVGFYVRANTLAKASIEVTYGR, from the coding sequence ATGCGTCTCATAACAGCAGTCCTTCTCGCCGCGTCCGTCTTTGGCGCCACGGCCGCCCAGGCCGAAATGAAACTCACCTCGAAAGATCTGACTTCAGGCAAGTCCATGGCTGATGCGCAGGTCTTCAACAGCTTTGGTTGCGCGGGCAGCAACATCTCGCCGGAACTCGTTTGGTCGGCTGCACCCGAGGGAACCAAGAGCTTTGCGGTCATGGCTTACGATCCGGATGCTCCCACCGGCTCGGGCTGGTGGCACTGGTCTGTCTTCAACATTCCCGCAAATGTCTCGAAAATCGCCACTGGCGCCAGCGGTGAGAAAAAACTTCCAGCGGGTGCCGTGGAAGGCCACACCGACTTCGCTACGTCAGGATATGGCGGCGCATGCCCGCCGGCCGGCGATGCGCCGCACCACTACCAGTTCACCATCTACGCGCTCTCGGTCGACAAGCTGCCGCTTCCCGAGACCGCGCCCGGGGCCATGGTTGGTTTCTATGTCAGGGCAAATACGCTCGCCAAGGCCTCCATCGAGGTCACCTACGGCCGCTGA
- a CDS encoding helix-turn-helix transcriptional regulator, producing MLDEVFPVPTRALIRQGGRACFYRLVNTSPILFQVQSGTKIIMADDRPLRLEAGAYGLLPDYQPLTMENIPKAPRNYQTVALPVPRQLFEDAYARMGPIAVPSRPLPASTSSFPEEAAVLFDYCCQPGNLARLPGAIAKARLMELVTWFALCGAVLGEGQSPRLEDRLRQMIESDPAFDWTLAHAARSFNMSEATLRRRLAAENTGFSEILSDTRMNRALGLIHTTTLPMAQVALEVGYDSPSQFSARFKERFGVSPRHVRSGSEHFERIGAEVEHSGADALTR from the coding sequence ATGCTGGACGAAGTCTTTCCCGTTCCGACCAGGGCCTTGATCCGGCAGGGTGGGCGAGCCTGTTTTTATCGTCTCGTCAATACGAGCCCCATTTTGTTCCAAGTGCAATCGGGAACTAAGATCATCATGGCGGATGACAGGCCTTTGCGCCTTGAGGCCGGCGCATACGGCTTGCTGCCCGACTATCAGCCATTGACGATGGAGAACATTCCGAAGGCGCCGCGAAACTATCAGACCGTAGCACTTCCTGTTCCGAGACAGTTGTTCGAGGATGCCTATGCGAGGATGGGGCCAATCGCCGTTCCCTCGCGGCCGCTTCCGGCAAGCACCTCGAGCTTCCCGGAAGAAGCCGCCGTATTGTTTGACTATTGCTGTCAGCCCGGCAACCTGGCGAGGCTTCCTGGCGCCATTGCCAAGGCCAGGCTGATGGAACTCGTCACCTGGTTTGCGCTCTGCGGTGCGGTGCTGGGTGAAGGCCAGAGTCCTCGGCTTGAGGATCGGCTGCGGCAGATGATCGAAAGCGATCCGGCCTTTGATTGGACATTGGCGCATGCGGCGCGTTCGTTCAACATGAGCGAAGCGACACTGAGGCGCAGGCTGGCCGCGGAGAATACCGGCTTCAGCGAGATCCTGAGTGATACGAGAATGAACCGGGCGCTGGGGCTCATTCATACGACGACGCTGCCGATGGCGCAGGTCGCGCTTGAGGTCGGCTACGATTCACCCTCTCAATTTTCGGCGCGTTTCAAAGAGCGGTTCGGCGTCAGTCCGCGCCACGTGCGCAGTGGTTCCGAGCATTTTGAACGGATCGGGGCAGAAGTTGAGCATAGCGGGGCAGATGCACTGACTCGCTGA
- a CDS encoding AbrB family transcriptional regulator — translation MTRAENLITTVSTKGQVILPKTVCQRREWKAGTRLIVEKTPDGVLLRQAPAFALTQADDVFSTLPFNGEPKTLEEMEAGILAEARRSHDRD, via the coding sequence ATGACCCGCGCTGAAAACCTCATTACCACCGTATCGACCAAAGGACAGGTCATACTTCCCAAAACCGTGTGCCAACGGCGGGAATGGAAGGCGGGAACTCGTCTCATTGTCGAGAAAACCCCGGACGGTGTGCTGCTAAGGCAAGCGCCCGCCTTCGCGCTGACGCAGGCAGACGACGTGTTCAGCACGCTTCCCTTCAATGGCGAGCCGAAAACCCTGGAAGAGATGGAAGCCGGCATCCTGGCCGAAGCCCGACGTTCCCATGATCGCGATTGA
- a CDS encoding GlxA family transcriptional regulator: MTDPAQPLDIPVFVVVPPRVLLLDVAGPIEVLRKANLEQNRVRFTVTYIGPSSTVGSSIALAVTGVAPLPERLPDGALVVIAGSADAPMENGLEHSERECADEAAIVEWLRRAIRPGIRLASICSGALLAAEAGMLDDCDCTTHHGCMEDLIRLAPTARVRENRLYVEDGERLTSAGITAGIDLMLHIVAEAAGHACAVAVARYLVVYLRRGGSDPQLSPWLEGRNHIHPVIHRAQDAVVADPTQDWSVAALARLSGASPRNLSRLFNEQTGMSVTDFVNRMRVALAREMLAGSRLDMEAVAMRAGFGSARQLRRAWNRLHESPPSTARSRL, from the coding sequence ATGACCGACCCTGCGCAGCCCCTCGATATCCCGGTTTTCGTCGTCGTCCCGCCGCGCGTTCTGCTGCTCGACGTGGCCGGCCCGATCGAGGTGCTGCGTAAGGCCAACCTCGAACAGAACAGGGTGCGCTTTACCGTCACCTATATCGGTCCGTCGTCGACGGTCGGCAGCTCGATAGCTCTTGCCGTTACCGGCGTTGCTCCGCTGCCGGAGCGATTGCCGGATGGCGCGCTTGTCGTCATTGCCGGCAGCGCCGACGCCCCGATGGAAAACGGCCTCGAGCATAGCGAACGGGAATGCGCCGATGAGGCTGCCATCGTCGAATGGCTGAGACGTGCCATTCGTCCGGGAATTCGCCTGGCCTCGATCTGTTCGGGCGCATTGCTCGCCGCCGAGGCGGGAATGCTCGACGATTGCGACTGCACCACTCATCACGGCTGCATGGAAGATCTGATCAGGCTCGCGCCCACGGCGCGTGTCCGGGAGAATCGGCTTTATGTCGAGGACGGAGAGCGCCTGACGAGCGCCGGCATCACCGCCGGCATCGACCTCATGTTGCATATCGTCGCCGAAGCGGCGGGCCACGCTTGCGCTGTCGCGGTGGCGCGATACCTCGTCGTCTATCTCAGGCGCGGCGGCTCGGACCCGCAGCTTTCACCCTGGCTTGAAGGCCGAAACCATATCCATCCGGTCATTCATCGTGCGCAGGACGCAGTGGTGGCCGATCCGACTCAGGACTGGTCGGTCGCAGCACTTGCCCGCCTCAGCGGCGCCAGCCCGCGCAACCTCTCGCGGCTGTTCAACGAACAGACAGGCATGAGCGTCACGGATTTCGTCAATCGTATGCGCGTGGCGCTCGCCCGCGAGATGCTCGCCGGTTCGCGGCTGGACATGGAGGCGGTCGCAATGCGCGCCGGCTTCGGCTCGGCGCGGCAGCTACGCCGCGCCTGGAACCGCTTGCATGAAAGCCCGCCGAGCACGGCGCGATCAAGGCTGTGA
- a CDS encoding isochorismatase family protein codes for MSDHDTVLLVIDAQESFRHRDYWDEDLASAYIDRQQALIDGAEARGITVIQIFHVDGNGPFSESSGLVRTLAPLRIAPKATFRKSRHSALVGSGLDVWLTENGVRRLLVSGIRTEQCCETTTRHASDLGYQVDYVGEATLTFPMTDGIGRSWSAREIRDRTELVLSGRFARIATVEQALTGRGELLAA; via the coding sequence ATGTCCGATCATGATACCGTTCTTCTCGTCATCGATGCCCAGGAATCCTTCAGGCACCGTGATTATTGGGATGAAGACCTCGCCTCCGCCTATATCGATCGCCAGCAGGCTTTGATCGACGGCGCGGAAGCCCGCGGCATAACTGTCATTCAGATCTTTCATGTCGATGGAAACGGGCCGTTCTCCGAAAGCTCCGGGCTCGTCAGAACGCTTGCCCCACTCCGGATCGCCCCGAAGGCGACCTTCAGGAAGAGCCGCCATAGCGCTCTCGTCGGTTCGGGGCTCGACGTGTGGCTGACCGAGAATGGCGTCCGCCGTCTCCTCGTCTCCGGCATCCGCACCGAACAATGCTGCGAGACCACGACGCGTCACGCCTCGGATCTCGGCTATCAGGTCGATTATGTCGGCGAAGCGACCCTGACATTCCCGATGACCGACGGTATCGGACGCAGCTGGAGCGCCAGGGAAATCCGGGACCGAACCGAACTTGTTCTCTCCGGTCGCTTCGCGCGGATCGCGACCGTCGAACAGGCACTGACAGGCCGTGGGGAGCTGCTCGCCGCATGA
- a CDS encoding LysR family transcriptional regulator, whose translation MSDDLEGISVFLAVAEARNFRLAGERLGVTRSAVSQALQRLEDRLGAALVQRTTRSVSLTEAGEVFFDAVRPSVRQVRDAMQTVRDMQARPSGLLRITVSSIAENFLSGTLLAGFIEACPEIKLDITVTDDEFDIVEAGFDAGVRLGEVIEQDMIAISVSEPQRQCAAASPAYLERRSRPRHPSELQDHTCIGWRPRPDTAPYRWEFTENDRDFDVSVDPAVTTNDMGMMIHMACAGAGITFGMVETFQPYLERGDLVPLLEDFCPPFPGFYLYFPRRQRQPLKLRALVDHIRASGRR comes from the coding sequence ATGAGCGATGATCTCGAAGGCATTTCGGTCTTTCTCGCGGTGGCGGAGGCGCGCAACTTTCGTCTTGCCGGCGAGCGGCTCGGCGTCACCCGTTCCGCCGTCAGCCAGGCCTTGCAGCGCCTGGAGGATCGCCTTGGCGCCGCGCTCGTCCAGCGCACGACACGCAGCGTCAGCCTGACCGAAGCCGGCGAAGTCTTCTTCGACGCGGTTCGCCCATCGGTGCGGCAGGTCAGGGATGCGATGCAGACGGTGCGGGACATGCAGGCGCGCCCGAGCGGCCTGCTCAGGATCACCGTTTCCTCGATCGCCGAGAATTTTCTATCCGGCACCTTGTTGGCCGGCTTCATCGAGGCCTGTCCTGAGATCAAACTCGATATCACCGTCACCGATGACGAATTCGATATCGTCGAGGCGGGCTTCGACGCCGGTGTCCGGCTCGGGGAAGTCATCGAGCAGGATATGATCGCGATCTCCGTCTCCGAGCCGCAGCGGCAATGCGCCGCCGCATCCCCCGCCTACCTCGAGCGCCGCAGCCGTCCCCGCCATCCAAGCGAACTCCAGGACCATACCTGCATCGGCTGGCGGCCGCGCCCGGATACCGCGCCCTATCGCTGGGAATTCACCGAGAATGATCGCGATTTCGACGTCTCCGTCGATCCCGCCGTCACGACCAACGACATGGGCATGATGATCCACATGGCCTGCGCCGGCGCCGGCATCACCTTCGGCATGGTGGAAACCTTTCAGCCCTATCTCGAACGAGGTGACCTTGTGCCGCTGCTCGAAGATTTCTGTCCGCCCTTTCCGGGCTTTTATCTCTATTTTCCCAGGCGTCAGCGGCAGCCGCTGAAGCTGCGGGCGCTGGTGGACCATATCCGCGCCTCCGGCAGGCGTTAG
- a CDS encoding Atu4866 domain-containing protein encodes MRNISARPVLHIFAATTLAGTAIGSSAADAVRDRQSVRQQTSENIMQHHPYVGMWVTDDGRVRHGLLANGRYDEARGSRESAYRGRYEVTGSHIEYWDDTGFTADGDFVDGDTLHHGGMVLRRK; translated from the coding sequence ATGCGAAATATTTCGGCGAGACCTGTTCTGCATATTTTCGCCGCAACCACCTTGGCCGGCACGGCGATCGGCTCGTCAGCCGCGGATGCCGTCCGCGACCGGCAATCCGTGCGTCAACAAACAAGCGAGAACATCATGCAGCACCATCCTTATGTCGGCATGTGGGTCACGGATGACGGCCGTGTGCGCCACGGACTTCTGGCCAACGGCCGTTACGACGAAGCCCGCGGCAGCCGGGAAAGCGCCTATCGCGGCCGCTACGAAGTCACCGGAAGCCATATCGAATACTGGGACGACACCGGCTTCACCGCCGACGGCGATTTTGTCGACGGCGATACTCTCCATCATGGCGGTATGGTGCTTCGCCGCAAATAA
- a CDS encoding oxidoreductase has protein sequence MTIMSSTTPIWFITGASSGLGRALAEAVLARGRRAAITARRPEALSDLTAEHGNRALALALDVTDSRSVARAVHDAEAHFGAIDVLVNNAGYGYLAAIEEGEDAEIRAQFETNVFGLIDVTRQVLPGMRARRRGHIFNVSSLGGLVAFAATGYYHATKFAVEALSESLSHEVKPFGIDVTILEPGAFRTDWAGRSMVESRTVIDDYAETSGKRRQATRSVSGKQPGDPARAAVAIISAFEAEEPPLRLLLGAPALKIARERLDALRANFDAWAETTLSADFPS, from the coding sequence ATGACGATCATGTCTTCCACCACACCCATCTGGTTCATAACAGGCGCTTCGTCCGGCCTCGGCCGGGCGCTTGCCGAAGCGGTTCTCGCCCGTGGCCGGCGCGCCGCCATAACCGCGCGCAGACCCGAGGCCTTGAGCGATCTCACGGCAGAGCATGGAAACCGCGCACTTGCTCTCGCACTCGATGTGACGGACAGCCGCTCCGTCGCCCGCGCGGTTCATGATGCCGAGGCGCATTTCGGGGCGATCGACGTGCTCGTCAACAATGCCGGCTACGGCTACCTCGCGGCGATCGAAGAGGGCGAGGATGCCGAGATTCGCGCCCAGTTCGAGACCAACGTCTTTGGCTTGATAGATGTTACCAGGCAGGTTCTGCCGGGCATGCGGGCACGCCGGCGGGGTCACATCTTCAACGTCTCCTCGCTCGGCGGGCTCGTCGCCTTCGCGGCCACCGGTTATTACCACGCCACCAAATTCGCGGTCGAAGCCCTGTCGGAATCGCTTTCCCATGAGGTCAAGCCATTCGGCATCGATGTGACGATCCTCGAGCCCGGCGCCTTCCGCACGGACTGGGCCGGCCGATCGATGGTCGAATCCAGGACTGTTATCGACGACTATGCCGAGACATCGGGCAAGCGGCGCCAGGCCACCCGTTCGGTCTCCGGCAAACAGCCGGGCGATCCGGCGCGTGCCGCAGTCGCGATCATATCGGCATTCGAGGCGGAGGAGCCGCCGCTGCGGCTGCTCCTCGGCGCACCCGCCCTGAAGATCGCCCGCGAGCGGCTCGATGCGCTGCGGGCAAATTTCGACGCCTGGGCGGAGACGACGCTGAGCGCCGATTTCCCCAGTTGA
- a CDS encoding SDR family oxidoreductase, with protein MSGIEGKVIAITGASSGIGEAAARVLAAAGAHIVIGARRSERLQALAGEIEARGGSVRLRKLDVTDRSEVEAFAGFARSEFGRLDVIVNNAGVMPLSPLEALKVDEWDRMVDVNIKGVLYGIAAALPIMKAQGSGQIINLCSIGGHSVSPTAAVYCATKFAVRAISDGLRQETDRIRVTVISPGTTTSELADTITDATARDAMKAFRAVTISPEAVAKSILYAVSQPDDVDVSEIIIRPTASPH; from the coding sequence ATGTCTGGTATCGAAGGAAAAGTCATTGCCATCACCGGCGCCAGCAGCGGCATCGGAGAGGCTGCGGCAAGGGTGCTGGCTGCCGCGGGCGCCCATATCGTGATCGGCGCACGCCGCAGCGAGCGGCTGCAGGCGCTTGCCGGCGAAATCGAAGCCAGGGGCGGCAGCGTGCGCCTGAGAAAACTTGACGTCACCGACCGTTCCGAAGTTGAGGCCTTTGCAGGTTTTGCGAGATCGGAATTCGGCCGCCTGGACGTCATCGTCAACAATGCAGGCGTCATGCCGCTCTCGCCGCTCGAGGCCCTCAAGGTGGACGAATGGGACCGGATGGTCGATGTCAACATCAAGGGCGTGCTCTACGGCATCGCCGCAGCGCTGCCGATCATGAAGGCGCAGGGATCGGGGCAGATCATCAACCTGTGTTCGATCGGCGGTCACAGCGTCTCGCCAACGGCCGCCGTCTATTGCGCCACGAAATTCGCAGTCCGGGCGATTTCGGACGGGCTGCGGCAGGAGACCGATCGCATCCGCGTGACCGTCATTTCTCCCGGCACGACGACATCGGAACTGGCCGACACGATCACCGATGCGACCGCACGCGACGCCATGAAAGCTTTCAGGGCGGTGACGATCAGCCCCGAGGCCGTCGCCAAGTCGATCCTCTATGCCGTCAGCCAGCCTGACGACGTCGATGTCAGCGAGATCATCATCCGGCCAACGGCCAGCCCGCATTGA
- a CDS encoding methylated-DNA--[protein]-cysteine S-methyltransferase: MAETIHHYHIFETAGGFCGIAWSDAGITRFQLPTKSAEATERLLLRRLPEAEPGAPAPDVLETVAAVKRYFQGEETDFSGVELDLAGQDAFFRDIYAAARRVGWGRTTTYGALAKELGAGPEAARDVGQAMAKNPVALIIPCHRVLAAGGKIGGFSAPGGSSSKTRMLELEGVNLAPPPPAQQSLGF, translated from the coding sequence ATGGCCGAGACGATCCATCACTATCACATCTTCGAAACCGCGGGCGGTTTCTGCGGCATCGCCTGGAGCGACGCCGGCATCACCCGTTTCCAGCTGCCGACGAAGTCAGCGGAAGCGACCGAACGCCTGCTGCTGCGACGCCTGCCGGAGGCCGAACCCGGCGCGCCGGCACCTGATGTGCTCGAAACGGTCGCCGCCGTGAAGCGCTATTTCCAGGGTGAGGAAACGGACTTTTCCGGCGTCGAACTCGATCTTGCCGGGCAGGATGCCTTCTTCAGGGATATTTACGCGGCGGCACGGCGTGTCGGCTGGGGCCGCACGACCACCTACGGCGCGCTGGCGAAGGAGCTTGGCGCCGGGCCGGAAGCCGCCCGCGATGTCGGCCAGGCGATGGCGAAGAACCCTGTCGCACTGATCATTCCCTGCCACCGGGTGCTGGCGGCTGGCGGCAAGATCGGCGGCTTCTCCGCTCCCGGCGGCTCGTCGTCGAAGACCCGCATGCTGGAGCTCGAAGGCGTCAACCTCGCCCCGCCGCCGCCCGCCCAGCAGTCGCTGGGCTTTTAG
- a CDS encoding 2'-5' RNA ligase family protein, producing MPLMRLHVQLGVGMHNTGLHHNIDRNFTPHMTLLYDRKAVPPTSLDQPVSWTAREFLLIHSLLGKSEHHIIDRWPLLG from the coding sequence ATGCCGCTCATGCGCCTGCATGTCCAGTTGGGCGTCGGCATGCACAATACCGGCTTGCATCACAATATCGATCGCAATTTCACGCCGCATATGACGCTGCTCTATGACCGCAAAGCGGTGCCGCCGACGAGCCTCGACCAACCGGTTTCATGGACGGCGCGGGAATTCCTGCTGATCCACAGCCTTCTCGGCAAGAGCGAACACCACATCATCGATCGCTGGCCGCTGCTCGGCTGA